In one window of Natator depressus isolate rNatDep1 chromosome 12, rNatDep2.hap1, whole genome shotgun sequence DNA:
- the NUDT19 gene encoding acyl-coenzyme A diphosphatase NUDT19, which translates to MNTQLRHWREAATLLLAAGCGAPARSLLGPFDYEMLLLQRSPRSGFLPSAHVFPGGLLEAADFSADWLGLLPALPRCGLGSVRPSPPGGNRAPVFATDRADLGSPLPGDVAFRICAIRETFEEAGILLLVSGPGPAADPGPARLLPQHHLPPGPELAEWRRRVQQEPACFLQLCRYLRCVPNIWALHEWGNWLTPVPRAGRGDRRYDTAFYLCCLEERPPHTSQDEQEVTGFQWSTPPEALELFKSQEICFAPPQFYELCRLCNFSSLCDLHRFGSDRALEGCERWMPVTLAASDGYIQLLPGDELYPKDPDYTGEKKLFLSTDKKVEELMKEDSKLHRVVIQNLNNLTVHVNIQPKYKHINPLKMDSNIVGSNADCNSRL; encoded by the exons ATGAACACGCAACTGCGGCACTGGCGAGAGGCGGCTACgctgctgctggctgccgggTGCGGGGCGCCGGCGCGGTCCCTGCTAGGCCCCTTTGACTAcgagatgctgctgctgcagcggAGCCCTCGGAGCGGCTTCCTGCCCAGCGCCCACGTCTTCCCAGGCGGCCTGCTGGAGGCGGCCGACTTCTCTGCTGactggctggggctgctgcccgcCTTGCCCCGCTGCGGGCTGGGCTCCGTGCGGCCGTCGCCGCCGGGCGGTAACCGAGCTCCGGTCTTCGCCACCGACCGGGCTGACCTTGGCTCGCCGCTGCCGGGGGACGTGGCCTTCCGCATCTGCGCCATCCGGGAGACCTTCGAAGAGGCGGGTATCCTGCTCCTGGTGTCGGGCCCCGGCCCCGCCGCTGATCCAGGCCCGGCCCGCTTGCTGCCTCAGCACCACCTGCCGCCCGGTCCGGAGCTCGCCGAATGGCGGCGACGGGTGCAGCAGGAGCCGGCCTGCTTCCTACAGCTCTGCCGTTACCTGCGCTGCGTCCCCAACATTTGGGCGCTGCACGAGTGGGGCAACTGGCTGACTCCGGTGCCCAGGGCTGGCCGGGGGGACCGGCGCTACGACACTGCCTTCTACCTGTGCTGCCTTGAGGAGCGGCCTCCGCACACGTCGCAGGATGAGCAGGAGGTGACAGGCTTCCAG TGGTCAACCCCTCCAGAAGCTCTTGAACTCTTTAAGTCTCAAGAAATATGCTTTGCTCCACCTCAGTTCTATGAATTATGTAGGCTGTGCAACTTTTCTTCACTTTGTGACCTGCATAGGTTTGGTTCTGATCGTGCTTTAGAAGGGTGTGAACGTTGGATGCCCGTTACTTTGGCTGCTTCGGATGGCTACATTCAGCTGTTACCAG GAGATGAGCTGTATCCGAAAGATCCAGATTATAcaggagaaaagaaactttttttgTCTACAGATAAGAAGGTTGAAGAGCTAATGAAAGAAGACAGTAAGCTTCACCGAGTTGTAATACAAAACCTTAACAATCTTACTGTCCATGTTAATATCCAACCAAAATATAAACACATCAATCCTCTAAAGATGGACTCTAATATAGTGGGAAGTAATGCAGATTGCAATA
- the RGS9BP gene encoding regulator of G-protein signaling 9-binding protein — protein MVKEECKALLDALSKVTACYRHMVLTIGGTSDSQNLREELKKTRQKAQELAVANRNKLTAVLKDKTVSKEDKTEFERLWVIFSTCMEILEIDMKRALELGQEFPLNVPKKHLIQTGMSGGTSGVAARAMSVQNMKYEAEHNIDVVDLKDLENEISQVGEMMYEMEMKVNVPQWTVEAKQDPGAELKSTISVGASSIGMISVEENKSFCDISKVLAGIIFSAVLIIAIVLAVCVVKLS, from the coding sequence atGGTGAAGGAGGAATGCAAAGCGCTGCTCGATGCGCTCAGCAAGGTGACTGCTTGCTATCGGCACATGGTGCTGACCATCGGGGGCACCTCGGACTCGCAGAACCTGCGGGAGGAGCTGAAGAAGACTCGGCAGAAAGCCCAAGAGCTGGCGGTGGCTAACAGGAACAAGCTCACCGCCGTCCTGAAGGACAAGACGGTGAGTAAGGAGGATAAGACTGAATTCGAGAGGCTCTGGGTGATCTTCTCCACTTGCATGGAGATCCTGGAGATTGACATGAagagagccctggagctgggccaGGAGTTCCCCCTTAACGTTCCCAAAAAGCACCTGATCCAGACGGGCATGAGCGGGGGAACCTCTGGGGTGGCCGCCAGGGCTATGAGCGTCCAGAACATGAAATACGAGGCTGAACACAACATAGATGTAGTGGATTTGAAAGACCTGGAGAACGAGATCAGCCAAGTAGGAGAGATGATGTACGAGATGGAGATGAAGGTGAATGTCCCCCAATGGACAGTAGAGGCTAAGCAGGACCCTGGGGCTGAACTCAAATCCACCATTAGCGTGGGCGCCTCCTCCATTGGCATGATCTCCGTGGAGGAAAACAAATCCTTCTGCGATATCAGCAAAGTTCTAGCTGGGATCATTTTCTCCGCGGTGCTCATTATCGCTATTGTCTTGGCGGTGTGTGTGGTAAAACTCTCATAG